GCTGCATCGGCGGCGCCGGGGTCGTAGGGCAGGAACGCTTTGAGTTCCGACGCGGGGCCGTACCGTTCCCAGGCATCCCGCAACTGGCGCTCCGGGGCTCTGCCCACGGAGGAGGAACGCACCTTGTTCATGACGACAGTGGGTGAGGCTTGCGGTACAGCACCTTCCAGTTCGGCAAGCGCACGGACCATCCGCGGGACGCCCACGGGATCAGCCGCGCCAACGGCATAGACCGCGTCCGCCAGCTCCAGGGGACGCAGCGTCGCGGCATTCCGTCGCGGCGCCATGGTGTCGAAGCTCAGCTCTTCATCGGCTTCGAGGCAAAAGCCGGTATCCACCACCACAACGTCCGCGATCTGCCGGGCCCGTTCAAGAACAAGCGACAGGGCAGTGGCGCGCAGCTCAGTCCAGCGGTCCGCGCGGGTAATCCCCGTAAGCACCCGGAACGTCCCGGACGCAGTGGCGACGGTGGCGGCCACCTTCCTAAGGGCGTCCGGGTCCAGCAGCCCCTGGTCGGCAAGCCTGCACGCCTGGGCAAGCCCGGCTGACTCATCCAGGAGACCCAGCACCGCCGCGACGCTGGCGCCGTAGGTGTCCGCGTCGACCAGCAGGACATCCCGGCCATCGGCAGCCATCTCGCCGGCGATGTTCACCGCAACAGTGGTCCGTCCCGGCGCCCCGGCCGGTCCCCAGACAACGATGAGCCTGCCGGCTGGTTCGCCCTCGGGGCCAGGTGCAGGCTGCACGGGGTCTAAGGCCAGCGCAGCCCCGGTGTCAGCTCCCCCGCTCAGGATGGCGGGACGGGCAGCACCTGTCAGCTGGGCAACGGCATCGGCGATCCTGTCCGAAAGCTCTGCTGACTCGACTCCCGTCAGCGCCGACGCGACACCGATTTTGCGGAGCCTGGCCGCCTCCTCGGCATTGTCCGTCAGCGCGATGACTGCCACCCCAACAGCTCCAAGCCGGTCGACAAGGGAAGCAGTCAATCCGTCGGACCCTTCTGCCACTACGGCGGCCCTTGCCAGACCGCTTTGACAGGCAGCGAGGAGCTCGGGAAGTTCGGTGCATCGTCGAACCACCGTCACCGGACCGTGCAGCCTTTCGAGGCCGCCCACCAAGTCCTCCCGGCTTTGGCCAACGGTGACAACCGGGATACTCATCGGGCCCCGCCGGGATTCCACACAACGGATATCTTCGCGTCGTTGGCCTGGGCACCCAGCAACGCAGGCATCTGCTTGTCCTCCACCAGGACCATCAGCACGGTGGTCTTTGACGATCCGAGGGCAGTGGACCCGGTGGTGACCTCAGCGATTTCAGCTCCGGGAAGGATGAGTTTCGGCTCGCTGTATCCGTTCTTTGCATCCGGCTGCGCCACCCAGACGTCCACCTTCGCACCGGCAACCGCCTGGGACGGCAAAGTCTGGGCGATGTTGAGCGCCACCGGCTTACGGTCCAACCGGTCCACCTCGCCCAGGCTTGCCCTGGGAACCAGCTGGTCCTTGGCGATCCGCTGCACGGCGACAACGTCCTGGGGCAGGCCGTCCTCCACGGTGATGTAGTGCTGCTCCGTGTCGCCCAGGCGGACCTTCGCGCGGACCACGTTCTCCGCTGTCAGGCGCTCACCCACGGCAATGCCGTCCCGGGCCGCGAAGACCTCGGTGGTGCGGTCTGCGCTGCCGACCAGGAAAGTAACCCCTGCGACAGACACCAGGACCAGGAGAACGCCCACCAGCAACCGCGGGTCCTTCCACGACGGGCGCTTCAGCCGTGGCGCCGTGGCGCTCGAATCAGGAACCATACCGTTCTCCCCCTAGGTACACCGGACCTGCCCACTCTGGCCGGACTCCTCATTGTTACCGCCAGGGACCGGGAACAAAAGTCATTTGCCTAAATACCGGCTATCTGTGGAAAACGGGCGCAAACAACGTCATGTGATGGCAAAATGGGCGTATGCCAAGGTTCCTCACGCTCGCAGACGTCGCCGAGCAACTCCAGATCAACTCCCCCGCCGCGTACGCCTTGGTCCGCAGCGGGGAGCTGAAGGCCATTCAGGTTGGCGGCCGCGGGCAGTGGCGCGTCGAGGAGAAGATGCTGGAACAGTACATCGAGGAACGCTATGCCGAGGCCAGCCGCATGATCCAGGAGTCCCGTTCGAAGTCAGTGTGACGCCCTTAGGCTCCGCCGGCCTTATGGGACCTGATCATCGCCAGCGCCGCAAAAGGTATCGCTGACACCTGGCCAACGCTTTGGGCCCTCCGTGCCTCGCCCGGAATCACCGCGGCAAGGTCGATGTAGTCCCGGCCGACCCGGTCAATGACGCCCTCCACCCGCACGGCTCCGGTTCCCCCGGCAATCATCACGGTCACTTCCGCCCGATCCCGGGCAAGGGCCCGCAGGGAATGGGCAAGTCCGATCGAGCGGCGGACCGGTGAGTCCTCCGTCCGCACATGCCTGCCCAGGCCCACGTACCGGGCTGCGGCCGCATAGGGAATGAGCACCTGATGCCGTTCTTCATCCAGGACCAGCGCATCAGCTCCAACATGGGTCAGCTCCCCCTGCGCCGATTCGCCGCACAGGAGGTGGACCATGATCCTGTAACCAACGGCTGCCCGGAGCCTGTCATCGAGCCGCAGGCCAACCATCTCGGCCCGCATCCGCTCGCTGACCTCGCTCTCGAGCGCCAGCCGGTCAGCCTCCGCGAGCTGGCTTTCCATGTCGTTGAAGAGTGCATCCCAGCGCATCCCGCCAGCGTAGGGTTCCCTGCCCCGCCCGTCAACGCGCGCCTTATTTCACTCCAACGTCTGGACAAAAAGGGTTTAGGCGGTCCAGACTGAGTCAAACAACATCAAACAGCGTCAAACAACATCAAGGCGGTTGTAAATGGGACACTCAGGTAGGACCGGATGGTCGGATGCCGCCATAGCGTTGGCCTTTCTGGTGCTTGGAATCCTGCTCTGCATCCTGGGAGCGGGCCAGCTGGTGCAATGGCAGGACGCCGCCACGCATCAGCAGGGGTGGACCGTAGAGGTCCTCCTGGCAGCCGCCGCAACAGCAGTCGGCCTCGGACTTTTACTGTGGTGGGCATTTTCAATGCTGGCTGCTGGAGCCTCCGTCCTGCTGGAGCGGCTGGGCCGGTACCGGGCTGCTGCGGCCGCCCGCCGGCTCTCACCTGCATTCATGCAGCGGGCGGTGATTGCCGCCTTTTCGATGCAGCTGATAGCCGGCGCCGCGGCACATGCGGCCACCAACGCGCCGGGGCCGGAGTGGACACCCACGCACGAACAGTCCTCGGCGGCTTCCGCCAACCCTGCAACTGCGCACGTTGCTCCGACACCCCGCCAGGGCGCTGGCCCGGGCATGCATCTCTCTGTCCAACCGGGCCCCGCGGAGGTGCCACCACCGGACCGGGAAGCCGCGTCGCCGGCATGGCAACCCGCCGCGGCCCTGCCCACCGCCGCCACGCCCAACCCGGGATGGCAACCGGCCTCCCCGGTGGTGGAGCCAGGCCTGCTCGCCGCACCGGAAACCAGGACCGCCGCCGGCGCGGAGCCGGACCCACGGAAAGCGATTGGCGGGGCGGCCCCGGTGACCGTGCTTGCCGGCGACACACTATGGGACATCGTGGCGGCCCAGCTGGGGCCGGAGGCATCGGATGTGGACATAGCCCTCGAATGGCCCCGGTGGTACGCAGCGAACCGCGGACTGATCGGCGGGAGCCCGGATGTCCTGCTACCGGGACAGATCCTCCAGGCGCCGCAGGCGCCATAGCCACTGGCGTTTTCCGTGCTGCGCCGGCGCCGGGGCCGGGGCAGGTAATACCGACGATCCAACCGACGTGCCGGCATGCCGGACCGGCCTGCCCGCATTGCCCGGCGCCATGCCAGCCAATAGATCATCAGCTATTCCGCGATTCGAACCAAGGGGAACACCATGACCGCAGTGACACCTGCCCGGACCGCCCAGCGGCTGGCTGCCAACACCGTAAACGGCGGGAGGGCCCTCGCGAAAACCGCGTCAGCGTCAACAACGGCGGTGACCGCAGGCCGGTCCCGCGCCGCGGACCCATCGTCCCTGAGGCCCGTCAGTGAAGCTGCGGAAGTAAGGGCCATTACCCGCGGAACGGTTCAGGCTGCCATGGAGGTCCTGGCAGGGATCCGTCCCATACACCAGCTGGCGCGCCGGCTGGATCCTCGGTGCCTGGCATCGCTGCAGCACCGGGCGGCCCTGATCAGGCGCGAACTTACCAGGACGGGCAATCCCGCCCTTGCCCGTCTACACCGGAACTCCACAGTCCGCTCCGTGCGGGTGTGCGAGGTAGCGGAGGGAATTTACGAGGCAAGCGCTGTCGTGGTGGATGACGTACGGGCACGTGCCGTTGCCGTCCGGCTTGAGCGCAGCAAGCAGGTCTGGCGCATCGTTGAACTCGTCATCGGCTAAACCGTTGGGTGATTTGGTGCGCACCCGAAAGCACACGGTGCACCATACAAACAGGGCAGGGGCCCATCGGCCCCTGCCCTGTTCCTTAACGCCTGTGCGCGTTTACGGCTGTGTCTACTAGCGCTTTTTCTTCTTCGCCGGGCGCTTGGCGGCGTCCTGGGCAGCTGCCTTCGCAGGATTGCCGGAGCGTCCACTACCTGTCCGGGTTTCCACACGGGTTTGTGTTCCGCCGGTCTCGCTGGGAGCCGTGTACTGCAGCTGCGCGGGCTTTTCGGGTGCCTCAAGCCCGGCGGCATGGACCTGCGGGTCCACGTGCTCAGTATGTCCGCCGGCCGCGTCCTGGACGACGACATCCTGGGCCGGCGTCACCTCGACCTCAAGGTTGTAGAGGAAGCCAACGCTTTCCTCCCGGATGGCCTCCATCATGCTTTGGAACATGGCGAAACCTTCGCGCTGGTACTCCACCAGCGGATCACGCTGCGCCATGGCGCGCAGGCCGATGCCCTCTTTGAGGTAATCCATCTCGTAGAGGTGTTCCTGCCACTTGCGGCCAATGACGGAGAGGACCACACGGCGCTCGAGTTCCCGCATGCTTTCGGAGCCGATGACCTCCTCGCGGGCCTGGTACACCAGGCGGGCGTCGGAAAGGATCTCCTCCTTCAACAGCTCCACGGTGACCCTGGACTTGCCACCGGCCTCTTCGATGATGTCTTCGGGAGTAACGCTGACAGGATAGAGCGTCTTAAGGTTCGTCCACAGCTGGTGGAAGTCCCAGTCGTCGCCGTTCCCTTCCGCGGTGGCGGCGTCGATCAAGGCAGCGATGGTGTCCTCAATGAAGTACTGCACCTTCTCGTGCAGGTCATCACCTTCCAGGATCCGACGGCGGTCGCTGTAGATGGCTTCGCGCTGGCGGTTGAGGACGTCGTCGTACTTCAGCACGTTCTTGCGCTGCTCGGCGTTGCGGCCTTCCACCTGCCCCTGGGCAGAGGCGATGGCCCTGGATACCAGCTTTGATTCCAGCGCAACGTCGTCCGGCACCGAGCTGTTCATCAGCCGTTCCGCCGCCCCGGAATTGAAGAGCCGCATGAGGTCGTCGGTCAGCGACAGGTAGAACCGGGATTCACCCGGGTCGCCCTGGCGGCCGGAACGGCCGCGGAGCTGGTTGTCGATGCGTCGCGACTCGTGGCGTTCGGTGCCCAGGACGTACAGGCCGCCGAGGTCCAGGACTTCCTCGTGTTCGTCCTTGACGGACTGCTTGGCGGCTTCAAGCGCTGCGGGCCACGCGGCTTCGTACTGTTCGGAGTTCTCCTCCGGGTCCAGCCCGCGCTTGGCGAGTTCGGCGACAGCCGTGAATTCGGCGTTTCCGCCCAGCATGATGTCAGTGCCGCGGCCGTCCATGTTCGTGGCCACGGTGACGGCACCCTTCCGGCCTGCCTGAGCGACGATGGCAGCTTCCCGGGCGTGGTTCTTGGCGTTCAGGACCTCGTGGCGGATACCTTCCTTGGCAAGCAGCTTGGACAGGTACTCGCTCTTCTCCACGCTGGTGGTGCCCACGAGGACGGGCTGGCCTTTTTCGTGGCGCTCGGCGATATCGCGCACCACGGCGTCGAACTTTACAACCTCATTCTTGAACACGAGGTCCGGCTGGTCGATCCGCTGCATGTCCCTGTTGGTGGGGATGGCCACGACGCCCAGCTTATAAGTGCTCATGAACTCGGCCGCCTCAGTCTCGGCGGTACCGGTCATTCCGGAAAGCTTGCCGTACATACGGAAGTAGTTCTGGAGCGTCACGGTGGCCAGAGTCTGGTTTTCCGCTTTGATCTCGACGCCTTCCTTGGCCTCGATCGCCTGGTGCATGCCTTCGTTGTAGCGCGGTCAGGATGCGGCCGGTGTGCTCGTCAACGATCAGCACTTCGCCGTCCAGGATGACGTAGTCCTTGTCCCGCTTGAAGAGTTCCTTGGCCTTGATGGCATTGTTCAGGAAGCCGATCAGCGGGGTATTGGCGGACTCGTACAGGTTGGAGATGCCGAGGTAGTCCTCCACCTTTTCGATCCCGCTCTCGAGGACGCCCACCGTGCGCTTTTTCTCGTCGACCTCGTAGTCCTTTTCGGGCTGCAGCCGGAGCACCACTTTGGCGAATTCGCTGTACCAGCGGTTGGTGTCCCCCTGCGCAGGCCCGGAGATGATCAACGGGGTGCGAGCCTCATCGATCAGGATTGAGTCCACTTCATCGACGATGGCGAAGTTGTGGCCGCGCTGGACAAGTTCGGTCCGGTCCCACGCCATGTTGTCGCGCAGGTAGTCGAAACCAAACTCGTTGTTCGTCCCGTACGTGATATCGGCGGCGTACTGCTGACGGCGAACGGCGGGATCCTGGTTGGCCAGGATGACACCGCTGGTCAGGCCCAGGAAGCGGTAGACACGGCCCATGAGCTCGGACTGGTATTCGGCGAGGTAATCGTTGACCGTGACCACGTGGACGCCCTTGCCGGTAAGGGCGTTCAGGTAGGCGGGAGCGGTCGCCACCAGGGTCTTGCCTTCACCGGTCTTCATTTCAGCGATGTTGCCCAGGTGCAGGGCGGCGCCGCCCATGAGCTGGACGTCGAAGTGGCGCATGCCCAGGGTGCGGGAGGACGCTTCACGCACTGCTGCGAAAGCCTCCGGAAGCAGGTCCTCGAGCTTCTCGCCGTCCTGGTGGCGGGCGCGGAGGCGGTCCGTCTCCTCGCGCAGTTCGGCGTCGGTAAAGGTCTTGAATGAGTCTTCGAGGGCGTTGATGGAATCGGCATAGTTCCGCAGCTGCCGGAGTGTTTTCTTGTCACCCGTGCGGAGAATTTTTTCGATAAGTGATGCCACGTGAAGATGCTCCCAGTCTGATGCCGCCGAATTCTGGCGTGTTCAGTCTACGGGAGAGACACGCCGCCGGTGCTCCTTTTCCCTGAGAGCGGATACTCCCTACGGACGTGCCAGCTCCTGCGCCAGCCGGGCGGCAAGGTCTCCTGCCGGCCCCACTTCCACATCCGGCAGGCCAAGCCATTGGCCCATGAGCTTGAGCTCGGCGGCAAGTTCGACGGCGGTATCCGCCGGTGCGTCGGGCTCGGCGAACGCGGCCCTCGCCAGCAACCGGCCGCCGGCCCGGTCTGCTTTCAAATCCACCCGCGCCACGATCCTGTCACGCAGCAGGAAGGGCAGCACGTAATAGCCGAAGCGCCGGTTGGGTTCCGGGGTGTAGATCTCGATCCGGTAATGGAAGCCGAACAGTTCGGAAAGGCGCCGCCGCTCAAAGACCAGGGAATCGAACGGGCTCAAAAGCGCCCGGCCGGTGGCACGCCGCGGCAGCAGCGAATCCACATGCCGGAAGATCTTCCGGTTCCAGCCCGCCACCGTGACGGGTTCCAGCCTGCCTTGCTCCACCAGGTGCTCGACAGCCAGGGCTGTGGCCTTGACCGGAGTCCGGAAGTAGTCGGCGAAGCAGCGGATGCTGCCGATTCCGTGGGCCTGGGCGGCCGCGTCGGTCAGGCGCCGGAGTGCAGCCTCTGGATCCTTCTCCCCTGCGGCGGCGGCCGCATCCGGGAGGACCTTGGAGGTCAGCGTGTACCTGCGCTCGAACTGCCCGGTCCGGGAGGCCGCCGACACCAGACCCGCTTCGAAGAGGTGTTCAAGGACCCGTTTCACGGCGTTCCAGTTCCACCCCCAGTTGTCCGCCTGTTTCTCTTCGACATGCCCAATCCGTGACGTCAGTTCAGATGCCGTCATGGGCCGGGACCGGGCGAGGACCGCCAGGATCCTGGCAGCAACCTCATCGCGGAGCACGGGGTCCATCCGGGACGCGCCCACCCAGGCCCGCTTTTGCCAGAGAAGGAGGTCCTGGTAATGCTCCGGCCGGATGTAGCTGGCTTCGTGAGCCCAGTATTCGAACATCCGTCGCGGGTGGCTGGCGGACATGCGCTGCAGGATGTCCCGGTCATAGTTGCCAAGGCGGGAATAGAAGGGCAGGAAGTGGCTGCGGACCAGGACGTTTACGGAGTCGATCTGGACCAGCTGGAGACGGGCAAAGGTACGGCCCACCGCCCGTGCTGTCACGGGGCCGGTGGGCCGTCCTTTGTGGAGTCCCTGCGCTGCCAGCGCGATCCGCCGGGCCTGGTCAAGGCTCAGCGTTGCCGACAATTCAGACCTCTCTGGTGGTTGGTACCACCTTGGACGTTGCCAGGTACGTCAGACAGTGGCGGCTGCGTCGTCGGAGCGGTAGGCAAGGACCTTTTCCTCCACGACAGTGTCCCCTGGCTCGCATTCGTGGTCCAGGGTAATGACGCCGTAGGTCCAGCCGCGGCGGCGGTAGACCACGGACGGCGTGTTGGTGGCCTTGTCCACGAAAAGATAGAAGTCGTGGCCGACGAGCTCCATGTTGTCTACGGCGTCGTCGAGGGTCATGGACGCAGCGGGGAAGACCTTGCGCCGGATCAGTACCGGCGAGCTCCCGGCCGGGATGTCATTCTCGACATCGTAGGGGGATTTTTCCTCCGGCGCCTGCGCTGTTTCGCTCCTGCGGTTGGCCTCGAGGTAGAGCGGTTCGTGCGCGCTGGCTGGTTCAAGGGAGGCGGTTGCTTCACGGACGGCCTTGGGCGTGTGGCGGCCATGGTGGACCTTTTTGCGGTCCTTCGCGCGCCGGAGGCGCTCAAGCAGCTTGTTGTAGGCGAGGTCAAAGGCGGCAAATTTGTCTGCGGCGCTCGCTTCGGCACGGATTACGGGGCCCCTGCCCAGGACTGTCACTTCGACGGTCAACTGGTCGCCGGTTTGCCGGGCGTTGGTCTCCTTGGAGACTTTCGTATCCACCCGCTGGATCTTGTCGCCAAGCGATTCGATCTTTGCGATCTTTTCCCCGGCGTATTCGCGGAACCGGTCTGAAACGGTCAGATTTCGTCCGCTGATCATAAACTCCATGGTGCCCTCCAAATGACTTCGGTGACACGACGGCGGCACTTCCCTGGGCCGGGCTGTTTGACAGTCGAGCCCCTCTCCGAGCCGCCATCGAAAGGTACATTCTGTTCTTGGTACCCACCACCGACGTTAGTTCATAGCCACCTGTTATTCATCCTTTCCCAGTTTATTTTTTTCTAAGTCATGGCTCCTTCCGTGCGGGCCGGCGGCGGGCGTGCCGGGGTCCGCCGCAGCGGGCGGGCGTGTCGCGGCAAGCACGACGGCGCCCCTCACCTGGGCTCCGGCCAGGTGCAGGGCACGGGCTGCTTCTCCGATGGTGGCGCCGGTTGTCAGGA
This region of Arthrobacter sp. DNA4 genomic DNA includes:
- a CDS encoding P-loop NTPase, which gives rise to MSIPVVTVGQSREDLVGGLERLHGPVTVVRRCTELPELLAACQSGLARAAVVAEGSDGLTASLVDRLGAVGVAVIALTDNAEEAARLRKIGVASALTGVESAELSDRIADAVAQLTGAARPAILSGGADTGAALALDPVQPAPGPEGEPAGRLIVVWGPAGAPGRTTVAVNIAGEMAADGRDVLLVDADTYGASVAAVLGLLDESAGLAQACRLADQGLLDPDALRKVAATVATASGTFRVLTGITRADRWTELRATALSLVLERARQIADVVVVDTGFCLEADEELSFDTMAPRRNAATLRPLELADAVYAVGAADPVGVPRMVRALAELEGAVPQASPTVVMNKVRSSSVGRAPERQLRDAWERYGPASELKAFLPYDPGAADAALLAGSLLLEACPDSALRRAIRELVCAPDQRKAKSSVFSSTPRRRAKD
- a CDS encoding helix-turn-helix domain-containing protein — translated: MPRFLTLADVAEQLQINSPAAYALVRSGELKAIQVGGRGQWRVEEKMLEQYIEERYAEASRMIQESRSKSV
- a CDS encoding LysM peptidoglycan-binding domain-containing protein, translated to MGHSGRTGWSDAAIALAFLVLGILLCILGAGQLVQWQDAATHQQGWTVEVLLAAAATAVGLGLLLWWAFSMLAAGASVLLERLGRYRAAAAARRLSPAFMQRAVIAAFSMQLIAGAAAHAATNAPGPEWTPTHEQSSAASANPATAHVAPTPRQGAGPGMHLSVQPGPAEVPPPDREAASPAWQPAAALPTAATPNPGWQPASPVVEPGLLAAPETRTAAGAEPDPRKAIGGAAPVTVLAGDTLWDIVAAQLGPEASDVDIALEWPRWYAANRGLIGGSPDVLLPGQILQAPQAP
- a CDS encoding Rv3235 family protein, which codes for MTAVTPARTAQRLAANTVNGGRALAKTASASTTAVTAGRSRAADPSSLRPVSEAAEVRAITRGTVQAAMEVLAGIRPIHQLARRLDPRCLASLQHRAALIRRELTRTGNPALARLHRNSTVRSVRVCEVAEGIYEASAVVVDDVRARAVAVRLERSKQVWRIVELVIG
- a CDS encoding winged helix-turn-helix domain-containing protein, with the protein product MSATLSLDQARRIALAAQGLHKGRPTGPVTARAVGRTFARLQLVQIDSVNVLVRSHFLPFYSRLGNYDRDILQRMSASHPRRMFEYWAHEASYIRPEHYQDLLLWQKRAWVGASRMDPVLRDEVAARILAVLARSRPMTASELTSRIGHVEEKQADNWGWNWNAVKRVLEHLFEAGLVSAASRTGQFERRYTLTSKVLPDAAAAAGEKDPEAALRRLTDAAAQAHGIGSIRCFADYFRTPVKATALAVEHLVEQGRLEPVTVAGWNRKIFRHVDSLLPRRATGRALLSPFDSLVFERRRLSELFGFHYRIEIYTPEPNRRFGYYVLPFLLRDRIVARVDLKADRAGGRLLARAAFAEPDAPADTAVELAAELKLMGQWLGLPDVEVGPAGDLAARLAQELARP
- the raiA gene encoding ribosome hibernation-promoting factor, HPF/YfiA family; protein product: MEFMISGRNLTVSDRFREYAGEKIAKIESLGDKIQRVDTKVSKETNARQTGDQLTVEVTVLGRGPVIRAEASAADKFAAFDLAYNKLLERLRRAKDRKKVHHGRHTPKAVREATASLEPASAHEPLYLEANRRSETAQAPEEKSPYDVENDIPAGSSPVLIRRKVFPAASMTLDDAVDNMELVGHDFYLFVDKATNTPSVVYRRRGWTYGVITLDHECEPGDTVVEEKVLAYRSDDAAATV